Proteins from a single region of Paenibacillus sp. BIHB 4019:
- a CDS encoding pentapeptide repeat-containing protein: MEEDILSMFHLHKKWVETTGKEGEMLKLDEADLRSFDLSNILLEQAYLIDCTFDDLKLENIDFHTSLLASSTFKNAYLDKCDFYKSDLRYTDFSNCVIKSSRFSKGDCWEAIFRNAYLVDCNLINVSFYLTDFSWARLENIDISVATFEETLLNGVTLINIKGIEEAHIKSINIGTLEKPVLLKSDEAKKWMLEKCIVSG, encoded by the coding sequence ATGGAAGAAGATATTCTTAGTATGTTTCATTTGCATAAAAAGTGGGTTGAGACAACTGGTAAAGAAGGAGAAATGTTAAAGTTAGATGAAGCGGACTTAAGAAGTTTTGATTTATCCAATATATTGCTTGAACAAGCATATTTAATAGATTGTACTTTTGATGATCTCAAACTGGAAAATATTGATTTTCACACATCATTATTAGCCTCGTCAACATTTAAAAATGCATATTTGGATAAATGTGATTTTTATAAATCAGATCTCAGATATACAGATTTTTCTAACTGCGTCATTAAAAGTAGTAGATTTAGTAAAGGTGATTGTTGGGAAGCAATATTTAGAAATGCATATTTAGTAGATTGTAATTTGATTAATGTATCGTTTTACTTAACGGATTTTAGTTGGGCAAGACTAGAAAATATAGATATAAGTGTAGCGACATTTGAAGAAACTTTATTAAACGGAGTAACTTTGATAAATATCAAAGGTATAGAAGAAGCTCATATTAAAAGTATTAATATCGGTACGTTGGAGAAACCAGTTTTGTTGAAATCAGATGAAGCAAAAAAATGGATGTTAGAAAAATGTATAGTAAGTGGTTAA